GTGCAACCGGCGAAAAAGGGCGTGTTTAACACCGCCATGGCGGATGCCCTGGCTAAACTGAAACCGGGATCATAGCATGACGCCTCGCGGTGAAATTACCATTCAAACTTTGGCCATGCCGGCGGATACCAATGCCAATGGCGATATTTTTGGCGGATGGATTGTTTCTCAAATGGATTTGGCTGCCGGCGTGCTGGCTAAAAAACTGGCGCGTGGGCGTGTTGCGACGGTAGCCATTCATTCCATGACCTTTTTAAAACCTGTGCACGTGGGTGATGTGGTCAGTTGTCACGTGGAACTAATAAAGCGAGGCACAACGTCAATGACCATTGCTGTCGAAGTCTGGGCAGAACCGGCTGCCGTTTCGGGGCGCTACCAGGTGACCGAGGGAACCTTTGTTTTTGTGGCCATTGACGAAGAAGGAAAATCAAGAAAGGTACCTGATTCGGAATGACTATTGAACTGGAACACTTAAAAAAATGGATCGCCAGCATGGCAGCCCTCATTGAAAAAGATGGTGATCCAGAACCC
This Legionella sp. MW5194 DNA region includes the following protein-coding sequences:
- the yciA gene encoding acyl-CoA thioester hydrolase YciA; amino-acid sequence: MTPRGEITIQTLAMPADTNANGDIFGGWIVSQMDLAAGVLAKKLARGRVATVAIHSMTFLKPVHVGDVVSCHVELIKRGTTSMTIAVEVWAEPAAVSGRYQVTEGTFVFVAIDEEGKSRKVPDSE